The genomic window CATTTATCAATTTATGGTTTAATTGCAGGAATGGTTGTAATGGCAATTAGTTTAATATTATTTATGTAATCTTACAAAATGTTTTCTCTTTATTTTTCTTTGGGTTTTGAACATATTTCTGACCTTACCGGTTATGATCATATCCTTTTTCTTATTGCAATTTGTGCTGTATATTTACTAAAGGATTGGAAAAAAGTTTTGGTTTTAGTTACAGCTTTTACAATTGGCCATTCTGTTACTTTAGCACTGGCTACAATGCATATTGTAAATGTTTCCTCTGAATTTATTGAATTCCTGATTCCCTTAACTATATTAACATCTGCATTTTTTGTTTTTTTTGACAGATCTGATGAATTTTCAAAAAGGCATCATATTTTTAAATATTTTGCAGCAATGTTTTTCGGTTTAATCCATGGTTTGGGATTCTCAAATTA from Bacteroidales bacterium includes these protein-coding regions:
- a CDS encoding HupE/UreJ family protein, translated to MFSLYFSLGFEHISDLTGYDHILFLIAICAVYLLKDWKKVLVLVTAFTIGHSVTLALATMHIVNVSSEFIEFLIPLTILTSAFFVFFDRSDEFSKRHHIFKYFAAMFFGLIHGLGFSNYLRAILGKEENILLPLFSFNIGLEIGQILIVLIYLLIAAVIVNVFKVKKREFVLIMAGAVAGIALIMTIERFPY